The Pedobacter cryoconitis genome includes a window with the following:
- a CDS encoding RagB/SusD family nutrient uptake outer membrane protein, translated as MKNIKYKFLPFLLIALTFASCKKSFLDTNPTDKADDAAVFKTTDNAMAALNGIHRMLYRQFDDANQDQGGESGMKINLDMLGEDLVMTTAGNGWYNNTYKWNDHRNASSTTDKYAYKFYYTIIANANQIIAKVNGVEGEQATKDAIMAEALTYRAWAHFLLVQIYSKRYDAAGNNTQPGVPIALATDVTAKPRGTVEGVYTQINKDIDAAIALFTTSSARANKSHFDLRVAKGIKARVALTQGLWTVAASNAVEARAASSLMTNDEYKSGFNNSANQEWIWGSKQVEDQTSYFSSFFAYMSANYNSSNIRTNPKAINKLLYDKIAATDVRKTLWDPTGADKTFPVPPSGVRKPYMNRKFLAPGATSIGDVAHMRAGEMYLIEAEALARTGQNGLAQAALYKLAVNRDPKYVLSTNTGEALINEILIQRRAELWGEGFRFTDLKRLNSALDRTNSNHTNELAQTLSEVAGDPKWQWYIPQSEINANPAIGPGGQNP; from the coding sequence ATGAAAAATATAAAATATAAATTCCTTCCTTTTTTATTGATTGCATTGACTTTTGCATCATGTAAAAAGTCTTTTTTGGATACAAATCCAACAGATAAGGCGGATGATGCAGCTGTATTTAAAACTACAGACAATGCAATGGCTGCTCTAAACGGTATTCACAGGATGTTGTACAGACAATTTGATGATGCTAACCAGGATCAGGGTGGAGAATCAGGTATGAAGATCAACCTGGACATGCTTGGAGAAGATTTAGTAATGACTACTGCTGGTAATGGCTGGTACAATAACACGTACAAATGGAATGACCATAGAAACGCTTCCAGTACAACGGATAAATATGCGTATAAATTCTATTATACGATTATTGCAAATGCGAATCAGATCATTGCTAAAGTAAACGGTGTTGAAGGCGAACAGGCAACGAAAGATGCAATTATGGCCGAAGCATTAACTTACAGAGCATGGGCACATTTCCTGTTGGTTCAAATTTATTCGAAGCGTTATGATGCAGCTGGAAACAATACACAACCAGGTGTGCCAATCGCATTAGCTACTGATGTTACTGCAAAACCAAGAGGTACAGTTGAAGGTGTTTATACACAAATCAATAAAGACATTGATGCGGCTATTGCTCTTTTTACTACAAGTTCAGCAAGAGCAAATAAAAGTCACTTTGATTTAAGAGTTGCAAAAGGTATCAAAGCAAGAGTTGCATTAACTCAAGGTTTATGGACTGTTGCAGCCTCGAATGCTGTAGAAGCAAGAGCAGCAAGCAGCTTAATGACTAATGATGAATACAAAAGCGGTTTTAATAATAGTGCAAACCAAGAGTGGATCTGGGGAAGTAAACAAGTTGAAGATCAGACTTCTTATTTCTCTTCTTTCTTCGCTTATATGTCTGCGAATTATAACTCTTCTAACATCAGAACAAACCCTAAAGCGATTAACAAATTATTGTATGATAAAATCGCTGCAACTGATGTAAGAAAAACATTATGGGATCCGACAGGTGCAGATAAGACTTTCCCAGTTCCACCAAGTGGAGTGAGAAAACCATACATGAACAGAAAGTTTCTTGCACCAGGAGCTACTAGTATAGGTGATGTGGCGCATATGCGTGCTGGTGAAATGTACCTGATTGAAGCAGAAGCTTTGGCCAGAACCGGACAAAATGGTCTTGCGCAAGCAGCATTGTATAAATTGGCTGTGAACAGAGACCCTAAATATGTATTGTCAACCAATACTGGTGAGGCTTTGATCAATGAGATCTTAATTCAGCGCCGTGCTGAGTTATGGGGTGAGGGATTCCGTTTTACGGATCTTAAACGTCTGAACTCTGCATTGGACAGAACTAATTCTAACCATACCAATGAGCTGGCACAAACCTTAAGTGAGGTTGCTGGTGATCCAAAATGGCAATGGTATATCCCACAATCTGAAATCAATGCTAATCCAGCGATTGGTCCAGGTGGACAGAATCCATAA
- a CDS encoding SusC/RagA family TonB-linked outer membrane protein, which produces MKRKLLNFIVLSLLCISSAFAQNTTIKGKVTGKGDGLPIPGVSVKIKGKTTGAQTDGNGAYAIGPVTPTDVIVFSAIGYTTTEQTVGAKTVINASLSEDAQSLSEVVINVAYGTAKKESITGSVAQISKKELELRPLTNVNSALSGASAGVMSSSGSGQPGASGSIRIRGFGSINASNTPLYVVDGAPYDGDLSNLNVNDIQDISILKDASASALYGSRAANGVVIVTTVKGRKGNDQLGVNITQGVSSRGVSEYDRVNAAQYYPLAWQAYKNNLVYPQSGKGMSDADARAKASSSIKGALGYNPFNVADGAVVGTDGLLNPNAKLLYDDFDWVEPLKRVGKRTDANINYSGASEKADYVMSLGYLDDKGYIQRSDYNRITGRVSVNANPLKWFKTGLNVSGNLTKSNRASGMTLNSQGTTGGTSYNNVFYFARNIGPIYPVYMHDASGAFVTDSNGDKIYDQGALRPAGASGGRHVVQETLLNQDLTKINALSARTYGEITFLKDFKFTQKLNVDVSNYTANSYDNKIIGDGAPGGRASNTNSRTTSFTSTQVLNYNKTVEKSNFDVLLGHETYQYQYNYITGSRNGQVLDGNTELINFTTTSDLNAFKNLYNLESYFTRVNYNYDGKYFLNGSYRRDGSSKFSPESRWGNFFSVGASWLITAENFMKSTPWVDYLKLRTSYGSVGNDRILDADGNDIYYNYKSYYNLNYNNNKEGGLALNTLETRKLKWETNYSTDIALEYGLFKNRLRGTFEVFDRRSDNLLFNVPLPVSNGVPTVARNIGSMYNKGLEIEIGGDIIKGKNFQWAANINWTAVKNSVTKLPEETPTIIDGVTKLEVGHSRYDFWLRKWRGVDPSDGVSLYVRDKNIPVGNPAQSRTIDGVDYTTNPNNAEYGYAGTAIPKFAGSITNTFTYKEFQFSFMVNYQVGGKVYDSAYAGLMGYSRYGGALHVDALNAWKNPGDITDVPRLDVGQSAFNNAASDRWLIDASYLAFRSATLSYNLPKALIAKADLKNARVYVGGENLFLLSKRKGLDPSYSYNGTTSAGYSPTRTITLGLNVAF; this is translated from the coding sequence ATGAAAAGAAAACTACTCAATTTTATTGTGCTGAGTTTGCTATGCATAAGTTCTGCATTTGCTCAAAACACAACAATAAAAGGTAAAGTTACAGGAAAAGGAGATGGCCTTCCGATTCCAGGAGTATCTGTAAAAATTAAAGGAAAAACTACAGGTGCCCAAACAGATGGAAATGGTGCTTATGCAATAGGCCCGGTTACCCCAACAGATGTGATTGTTTTTTCAGCAATCGGCTATACCACAACAGAGCAGACAGTTGGCGCAAAAACTGTAATCAATGCTTCATTGAGCGAAGATGCTCAGTCATTAAGTGAAGTAGTCATTAACGTTGCCTATGGAACTGCAAAAAAAGAATCTATTACTGGTTCAGTGGCACAAATTAGCAAGAAAGAACTTGAATTAAGACCGTTAACTAATGTTAACAGTGCTTTATCCGGAGCTTCTGCTGGTGTAATGTCAAGTTCTGGTAGTGGACAGCCAGGTGCTTCCGGATCAATTCGTATCCGTGGTTTTGGCTCGATTAACGCTTCAAACACACCATTATACGTAGTAGATGGTGCTCCATATGATGGAGATCTTTCGAACCTGAACGTGAATGATATTCAGGATATTTCGATCTTAAAAGATGCTTCTGCATCTGCATTGTACGGATCTCGTGCAGCAAACGGTGTTGTTATCGTAACTACCGTCAAAGGTAGAAAAGGTAATGATCAGTTAGGCGTAAACATTACTCAGGGTGTAAGTTCAAGAGGTGTTTCTGAGTATGACAGAGTTAATGCTGCTCAATACTATCCTTTAGCATGGCAGGCTTATAAAAACAACCTGGTATATCCACAAAGTGGAAAAGGAATGTCTGATGCTGATGCAAGAGCAAAAGCTTCTTCATCGATTAAAGGTGCATTAGGCTATAACCCTTTCAATGTTGCTGATGGTGCTGTTGTAGGTACTGATGGTTTGCTTAATCCAAATGCAAAACTATTATATGATGATTTTGACTGGGTAGAGCCACTAAAACGTGTTGGTAAAAGAACTGATGCGAATATTAACTACAGTGGTGCTTCTGAAAAAGCAGATTATGTAATGTCATTAGGTTATCTTGATGATAAAGGATATATCCAGCGTTCAGATTATAACAGAATTACTGGTCGTGTGAGTGTGAATGCAAACCCATTAAAGTGGTTTAAAACAGGCTTAAATGTTTCAGGAAACCTGACTAAGTCAAATAGAGCGAGTGGTATGACTTTAAATTCTCAGGGAACCACTGGTGGAACAAGTTATAACAACGTATTCTATTTTGCACGTAATATTGGCCCGATTTATCCAGTATATATGCATGATGCTTCAGGAGCTTTTGTAACTGATAGTAATGGTGATAAGATATATGATCAGGGCGCACTTCGTCCTGCGGGCGCAAGTGGTGGAAGACACGTTGTACAAGAAACGTTATTAAACCAGGATTTAACGAAAATTAACGCACTGAGTGCAAGAACTTACGGAGAAATTACTTTCCTTAAAGACTTTAAATTCACTCAAAAGCTGAATGTAGACGTTTCAAACTATACTGCGAACTCTTATGACAATAAAATAATTGGTGACGGAGCACCTGGAGGCAGAGCGTCTAATACGAATTCAAGAACAACATCATTTACTTCAACTCAGGTTTTAAATTACAATAAGACTGTTGAGAAAAGTAATTTTGATGTCCTTTTGGGTCATGAAACTTACCAGTATCAATATAACTACATCACAGGATCAAGAAATGGTCAGGTTTTAGACGGGAATACAGAGCTGATCAACTTTACAACTACAAGTGATCTGAATGCTTTTAAAAACCTTTATAACCTGGAATCTTACTTCACAAGAGTAAATTATAACTATGATGGTAAGTATTTCCTGAACGGGTCTTACAGACGTGATGGTTCTTCTAAATTCTCACCAGAGTCAAGATGGGGTAACTTCTTTTCAGTAGGAGCTTCCTGGTTAATTACTGCTGAAAACTTTATGAAAAGTACACCTTGGGTAGATTACCTGAAATTACGTACATCATATGGTTCTGTTGGTAATGATAGAATACTTGATGCTGATGGAAATGATATCTATTATAACTATAAATCTTATTACAACTTAAACTACAACAATAACAAAGAAGGTGGATTAGCTTTAAACACTTTAGAAACACGCAAATTGAAATGGGAAACTAACTATTCTACTGACATTGCATTAGAATATGGTTTGTTCAAAAACAGGTTACGTGGTACTTTTGAGGTATTTGACAGAAGATCAGATAATTTGTTATTTAATGTTCCACTTCCAGTTTCTAATGGTGTTCCAACTGTTGCAAGAAACATTGGAAGTATGTATAACAAAGGCCTTGAGATTGAAATTGGCGGAGACATTATCAAAGGAAAAAACTTCCAATGGGCTGCTAATATTAACTGGACTGCGGTTAAAAACAGTGTGACGAAATTACCAGAAGAAACACCAACAATTATTGATGGAGTTACAAAATTAGAAGTTGGTCATTCAAGATATGATTTCTGGTTGAGAAAATGGAGAGGTGTAGATCCTTCGGATGGTGTTTCATTGTATGTAAGAGATAAAAATATCCCTGTTGGTAATCCTGCACAAAGCAGAACTATTGATGGTGTAGATTATACGACTAATCCTAATAATGCTGAGTATGGTTATGCAGGTACTGCTATTCCTAAATTTGCAGGTAGTATTACCAATACATTTACTTACAAAGAATTCCAGTTCTCTTTCATGGTGAACTACCAGGTTGGCGGTAAAGTTTATGATTCTGCATATGCAGGTTTAATGGGCTATAGCAGATATGGTGGTGCATTACATGTTGATGCATTAAATGCCTGGAAAAACCCGGGAGATATTACTGATGTTCCTCGTTTAGATGTTGGTCAGTCTGCTTTCAATAATGCTGCTTCAGATCGCTGGTTAATTGATGCGTCTTACCTGGCTTTCAGATCAGCTACTCTTTCTTATAACCTGCCAAAAGCATTAATTGCTAAAGCAGACCTTAAAAATGCAAGAGTATATGTTGGTGGAGAGAACTTATTCTTATTGTCTAAACGTAAAGGTTTAGATCCAAGTTATTCTTATAATGGAACTACGTCGGCTGGTTATTCACCAACACGTACAATTACATTGGGACTAAATGTTGCATTTTAA
- a CDS encoding sensor histidine kinase: MAKNTKEISERAFYPNFRFFILPVVFFCFYTFIYLLNPYDPFWNVYFEQNIYTLLTEWLGVMVVCFLITESSLLIARWLDRHIPWIESPLLRFVCQFFLQIISAGVVISLLLYIDNLVYPHYDTYSQSDKTFSWQVCLVSIIISTLISAIYTADFFLRKWKMSMLETSALELKAYDLNQVAMQAELQSLKAQLDPHFMFNNFSTLSSLIAENPDSALLFLDNLSKVYRYMIINLSKDIISLRDEIRFINSYIYLIKIRVSDNLQINIDIPEDYEIKGVPPITLQLLIENAIKHNVASRSRPLHINICINEEGWLEVSNNLQLVNFHIPSTRVGLKNIISRYRLLSEACPQIVENDNTFIVKLPLLEITE; this comes from the coding sequence ATGGCCAAGAATACTAAAGAAATAAGTGAACGCGCTTTTTATCCAAACTTCAGGTTTTTCATTTTACCTGTCGTTTTTTTCTGTTTCTATACTTTCATTTACCTGCTCAATCCTTACGATCCGTTCTGGAATGTTTATTTTGAACAGAATATATATACTTTGCTTACAGAGTGGCTGGGGGTAATGGTCGTTTGTTTTCTGATTACTGAATCCAGTCTGCTGATAGCCCGATGGCTGGACCGGCATATTCCATGGATTGAGTCTCCATTGTTGCGCTTTGTTTGCCAGTTTTTCTTACAGATTATCAGTGCGGGTGTAGTGATCAGTCTGCTGCTTTACATTGATAACCTGGTCTATCCCCATTATGATACTTATTCACAAAGTGACAAAACATTTAGCTGGCAGGTTTGCCTGGTGAGTATTATCATCAGCACTTTAATCAGTGCAATTTACACAGCCGATTTTTTTCTGCGCAAATGGAAAATGTCAATGCTCGAAACATCAGCATTAGAACTTAAAGCTTATGATTTGAACCAGGTGGCTATGCAGGCTGAACTTCAATCATTGAAGGCACAGCTTGACCCTCATTTTATGTTTAATAACTTCAGCACTTTATCAAGTCTGATAGCTGAAAACCCCGATTCTGCGCTTCTTTTCCTGGATAATCTGTCCAAAGTATATCGTTACATGATCATTAACCTGAGCAAAGATATTATCTCATTAAGGGATGAAATCAGGTTTATCAACTCTTATATTTACCTGATCAAAATAAGGGTATCTGATAACCTTCAAATTAACATAGATATTCCTGAAGACTACGAAATTAAAGGAGTGCCGCCAATCACCCTACAATTACTGATAGAAAATGCGATTAAACATAATGTGGCCTCCCGTTCACGGCCATTGCATATAAATATCTGTATCAATGAAGAAGGCTGGCTTGAGGTTTCAAACAATTTGCAGCTGGTCAACTTTCATATCCCATCCACACGGGTTGGATTAAAGAATATTATCAGCCGTTACCGGTTGTTATCAGAAGCCTGTCCGCAGATCGTCGAGAATGATAACACATTTATAGTCAAACTACCCTTATTAGAAATAACTGAATAA
- a CDS encoding LytR/AlgR family response regulator transcription factor has product MNVLIIEDEKLNAIRLQKILLEIDSHTEIVATLDTIADSVQWLRSNPHPNLILMDVRLADGICFEIFTQVEITVPVIFTTAYDEYALRAFKVNSIDYLLKPIDIDELKGSISKFKQQHTQKISPGTIEEVVAIIKKQNPNYRSRFLIPYRDGYKTIMVPDIAYFYSENKITNIVTRDAKEQAVSYTMDELEEQLDPAIFFRANRQYLINIKSLESIHNYFNGKLKLVLVPAAAADIHISKEKASQFKRWLDS; this is encoded by the coding sequence ATGAATGTACTGATCATAGAGGATGAAAAATTGAATGCCATACGTTTGCAAAAGATATTGCTTGAAATAGATAGCCATACCGAGATTGTTGCAACGCTGGATACGATTGCCGATAGTGTACAATGGCTGCGCTCAAATCCACATCCGAACCTGATATTGATGGATGTCCGCCTTGCAGACGGCATTTGTTTTGAGATCTTTACCCAGGTTGAGATTACTGTTCCGGTTATTTTTACGACCGCCTATGATGAATACGCCTTACGCGCTTTTAAAGTAAACAGCATAGATTACCTTTTAAAACCAATTGATATTGATGAATTAAAAGGCAGTATTTCTAAATTTAAACAACAGCATACGCAGAAAATATCTCCCGGAACAATTGAAGAAGTTGTCGCCATTATAAAAAAACAAAACCCGAATTATCGTTCCCGTTTTCTAATTCCATATCGTGATGGTTACAAGACCATTATGGTTCCCGATATCGCTTATTTTTATTCTGAAAACAAGATCACGAATATCGTTACCCGCGATGCAAAAGAGCAGGCCGTGTCTTACACAATGGATGAGCTTGAAGAGCAGCTGGACCCGGCAATATTTTTCCGCGCAAACCGGCAATACCTGATCAATATCAAAAGCCTGGAGAGTATCCACAATTATTTCAATGGAAAATTAAAGCTTGTCCTGGTTCCTGCGGCCGCAGCAGATATTCATATCAGTAAGGAAAAGGCAAGCCAGTTTAAAAGGTGGCTCGATAGCTGA
- a CDS encoding efflux RND transporter periplasmic adaptor subunit, whose translation MKVENKSLLLRRPGLLFCSALLLTTLFSCRSANESAGAQEAPPTIPVMTLNQSAATTTKDYTGTLEGKVNVEIRPQVEGYLDKVYVDEGAFVQAGELLFKINDQPYTQQLNNAIAVMHAAEAALSNTQLEVDKVIPLVKSNVVSAIQLKTVQAAHNVAKANLEQAKAAVASAKINLGFTKIKAPVSGFIGRIPRRLGSLVGRNDQQPLTTLSDVHEIYAYFSIGESDFINFKAQFPGKTLTEKIKQIPPVSLLLADNTIYTHQGRINMVDGQFDKNTGSIMLRATFPNADGLLRAGNTGKIRIDQLHKSSLLVPQASTLELQNKVFVYKLADSNKLSRVMIDIDGKSGTDYIIKGGLKPGDKIVSMGLDRLHEGMVISPGSSSAAAKAGKQ comes from the coding sequence ATGAAAGTTGAAAACAAATCTCTTCTATTGAGAAGACCGGGCCTTTTATTCTGTTCAGCACTGCTACTTACTACTTTATTCAGTTGCCGCTCTGCCAACGAAAGTGCCGGTGCTCAGGAAGCTCCACCCACAATTCCGGTTATGACGCTGAATCAATCGGCAGCAACGACTACTAAAGATTATACAGGTACCCTTGAAGGAAAAGTAAATGTTGAAATCAGACCTCAGGTAGAGGGTTATCTCGACAAAGTTTATGTTGACGAAGGTGCATTTGTGCAGGCAGGTGAGCTGCTATTTAAAATTAATGATCAGCCTTATACGCAGCAACTCAATAATGCCATTGCCGTTATGCATGCCGCAGAAGCCGCACTAAGCAACACACAGCTGGAGGTAGATAAAGTAATTCCACTGGTTAAAAGCAACGTAGTCTCTGCCATACAACTCAAAACAGTACAAGCAGCTCATAATGTAGCAAAAGCGAACCTTGAACAGGCTAAAGCGGCAGTAGCATCAGCAAAGATCAATCTTGGATTCACAAAGATTAAAGCTCCTGTGAGTGGTTTCATTGGCAGAATTCCGCGCAGACTGGGTAGTTTAGTTGGAAGAAATGATCAGCAGCCCCTAACCACGCTTTCGGATGTACACGAGATCTATGCTTACTTTTCTATTGGTGAAAGCGATTTTATCAATTTCAAAGCACAGTTTCCAGGTAAAACACTGACAGAAAAAATAAAGCAGATCCCGCCAGTTTCCTTACTCCTTGCCGACAATACGATTTACACTCATCAGGGGCGTATCAATATGGTAGACGGGCAATTTGACAAAAACACAGGATCTATCATGCTCAGGGCAACCTTTCCTAATGCAGATGGCTTATTACGGGCAGGAAATACTGGAAAAATCAGAATTGATCAGCTTCATAAAAGCTCTTTACTCGTACCTCAGGCCTCTACATTGGAACTTCAGAATAAAGTGTTTGTCTACAAACTTGCAGACAGCAATAAACTCAGCAGAGTAATGATTGACATCGATGGTAAAAGCGGTACAGACTATATCATTAAAGGTGGCTTAAAGCCTGGAGACAAGATCGTATCCATGGGACTTGACCGTCTACATGAGGGAATGGTCATTTCTCCGGGATCTTCATCAGCTGCTGCAAAAGCCGGTAAACAATAA
- a CDS encoding efflux RND transporter permease subunit has protein sequence MFKKFIERPVLATVISILLLILGFLSITKLPVTQFPEIAPPSVFVTAVYPGANAETVARTVAPSLEDAINGVENMTYIKSTSSNDGSLSLQVYFKLGTDPDQAAVNVQNRVSQAISQLPTEVVQIGVTTQKQQNSMIMFMSIYDDSKKYDAAFVENYAKINVIPVLKRVTGVGNVTVFGNKDYAMRIWLNPEQMASYGLTPQEVMAAIQDQNVEAAPGKFGEGSKEAFEYVLKYKGKSNQPLGFEEMIIRANADGSVLRVKDVAKVEFGSYTYSGDTWVNGKFGAGMAIYQTAGSNANKVQEDINEAMLKLSKTFPKGLKYETPLSTKVQLDQSISQVIHTLIEAFILVFIVVFIFLQDFRSTLIPAVAVPVAIIGTFFFMQLFGFSINLLTLFALVLAIGIVVDDAIVVVEAVHAKMEHEHLAAKPATISAMHDITGAVISITLVMAAVFLPVGFMEGPTGVFYRQFAFTLAIAIVISAVNALTLSPALCALFLKNNHTAPAQKTKFSDRFFTAFNTGFSAMTDRYIKSIKVLIRFKWASFGALALLMLLTFWMLRTTPKGFIPDEDGSFIVFSLSMPAGSSLDRTGKALKKADSIIKTIPAAEGVTSISGYDMLSSATSPSFGVGFIKLKDLDKRGEVKNINEIIGVMNQKLSTILEGSIFVFTMPTVPGFGNVSGLEFVLQDRTGARLDKFSEIAQGFTQELMKRKEIEAAFTTFRTDYPQLEMEVDAVKAKQLGVSIKELMGVMQAYYGSIQTSDFNRFGKYYRVVVQANVASRATPESMNGIFVKNNSGQMAPVNTLIKLKRVYGPETVARYNLFNAISINAMAKAGFSTGDAIKATEEVAAKYLPEGYSYEWTGMSLEEKTSGGQAATVFGLCLLFVYFLLAAQYESYILPLAVILSVPVGILGVLLAVNMAGLENNIYVQVAMVMLIGLLAKNAILIIEYAVQRRKAGMTLLDSALEASKLRLRPIIMTSLAFIVGLIPLMRAVGPSALGNRSIGTGAAGGMVLGVILGVFIIPVLYVAFQYLHEKISGKPTAIES, from the coding sequence ATGTTTAAGAAATTCATAGAAAGACCCGTACTGGCTACGGTGATCTCCATTTTACTGTTAATACTTGGGTTCTTAAGTATTACAAAACTCCCGGTCACTCAATTTCCTGAAATTGCGCCGCCTAGTGTATTCGTAACAGCGGTATATCCTGGTGCAAATGCAGAAACCGTGGCGCGTACGGTTGCTCCGTCGTTAGAAGATGCGATTAATGGTGTAGAGAATATGACCTACATTAAGTCAACTTCAAGTAATGATGGCTCACTAAGCCTTCAGGTTTACTTTAAACTTGGCACAGACCCCGATCAGGCGGCAGTAAACGTACAAAACAGGGTATCGCAAGCCATTAGTCAGTTACCAACCGAAGTAGTTCAGATTGGTGTAACTACACAAAAGCAGCAAAATAGTATGATTATGTTCATGTCTATTTATGATGACAGTAAGAAATATGATGCTGCATTTGTGGAAAACTATGCGAAGATCAATGTGATCCCTGTACTTAAAAGAGTTACAGGAGTTGGTAACGTTACTGTATTCGGAAACAAAGATTATGCGATGCGCATCTGGTTAAACCCGGAACAGATGGCTTCTTATGGGCTAACTCCGCAAGAAGTGATGGCAGCTATTCAGGATCAGAATGTGGAAGCAGCCCCGGGTAAATTCGGTGAAGGCAGTAAAGAAGCATTTGAATATGTACTTAAATATAAAGGTAAATCTAATCAGCCTTTAGGCTTTGAAGAGATGATTATCCGTGCAAATGCGGATGGGTCTGTATTGCGTGTAAAAGATGTGGCAAAAGTTGAATTCGGTTCTTATACCTACAGTGGTGACACCTGGGTGAATGGGAAGTTCGGTGCAGGTATGGCTATTTACCAAACCGCAGGTTCTAACGCGAACAAGGTACAGGAAGATATCAATGAAGCGATGCTGAAACTGTCAAAAACTTTTCCCAAAGGCTTAAAATATGAAACCCCTTTGAGTACAAAAGTTCAGCTTGATCAATCGATTTCACAAGTAATACACACCTTGATAGAAGCATTTATATTGGTTTTTATCGTGGTATTTATCTTCCTTCAAGACTTTAGATCGACGTTGATCCCTGCTGTTGCCGTGCCGGTAGCAATTATTGGAACCTTCTTTTTTATGCAGTTATTCGGGTTCTCGATCAACTTGTTAACGTTGTTCGCCCTGGTACTTGCCATTGGAATTGTAGTGGATGATGCCATCGTTGTGGTGGAGGCTGTCCATGCAAAAATGGAACATGAGCATCTTGCCGCAAAACCAGCCACTATATCGGCGATGCATGATATAACCGGAGCGGTTATTTCGATTACACTGGTTATGGCAGCTGTATTTTTACCAGTAGGTTTCATGGAGGGCCCGACGGGTGTATTCTACAGACAGTTTGCGTTTACGCTGGCCATCGCTATTGTGATTTCAGCAGTGAATGCGTTAACACTGAGCCCCGCATTATGTGCGTTATTTCTGAAAAACAACCATACCGCACCAGCTCAAAAGACAAAGTTCAGCGACCGGTTCTTTACTGCATTCAATACTGGTTTTTCAGCAATGACTGATCGGTACATTAAAAGTATCAAAGTGCTGATCCGCTTTAAATGGGCAAGTTTTGGTGCATTGGCTTTACTAATGCTTTTAACTTTCTGGATGCTGCGTACCACGCCTAAAGGTTTTATTCCGGATGAGGATGGTAGTTTCATCGTATTTTCTTTATCGATGCCAGCCGGATCTTCTCTGGACAGAACCGGAAAGGCATTGAAGAAAGCTGACAGCATAATTAAAACCATACCTGCCGCTGAAGGGGTTACCAGCATTTCTGGCTATGATATGTTAAGTTCAGCCACCAGTCCATCATTTGGTGTAGGCTTTATTAAATTAAAAGATCTGGATAAAAGAGGAGAGGTTAAAAACATTAATGAGATCATTGGTGTGATGAATCAAAAACTATCTACGATTCTGGAAGGCAGCATATTTGTGTTTACCATGCCAACTGTCCCTGGTTTTGGGAATGTGAGCGGATTGGAATTTGTTTTACAGGACCGTACGGGAGCCAGACTGGATAAATTCAGTGAAATTGCACAGGGATTTACCCAGGAATTGATGAAGCGTAAAGAAATAGAGGCTGCATTTACCACTTTCAGAACTGATTATCCGCAGCTGGAAATGGAAGTTGACGCTGTAAAAGCCAAGCAACTCGGTGTCAGTATAAAAGAGCTGATGGGTGTAATGCAAGCTTATTACGGAAGTATACAAACCTCAGACTTCAACCGTTTCGGCAAGTATTACAGAGTAGTTGTCCAGGCAAATGTAGCTTCAAGAGCTACACCGGAGTCTATGAATGGAATATTTGTAAAAAACAACAGTGGCCAGATGGCTCCTGTCAATACCTTAATTAAATTGAAAAGGGTTTATGGCCCTGAAACGGTAGCCCGTTACAATCTTTTCAATGCGATTAGTATTAATGCAATGGCTAAAGCCGGATTCAGTACAGGTGATGCGATTAAAGCCACAGAGGAAGTTGCAGCTAAATACCTACCAGAAGGTTATAGTTATGAATGGACTGGAATGTCATTGGAAGAAAAAACATCTGGCGGACAGGCAGCAACCGTATTTGGCTTGTGTTTACTTTTCGTTTACTTCCTGCTGGCAGCGCAATATGAAAGTTATATTTTACCGCTCGCAGTTATTCTTTCGGTTCCCGTAGGTATTCTGGGCGTATTGTTAGCTGTTAATATGGCTGGCCTGGAGAATAATATTTATGTTCAGGTAGCTATGGTCATGCTGATCGGTTTACTGGCTAAAAATGCGATCCTGATTATTGAATATGCTGTACAAAGACGTAAGGCAGGAATGACCTTGTTAGATTCAGCTCTTGAAGCATCTAAACTCAGGCTGCGTCCGATTATTATGACCTCTCTTGCATTTATCGTCGGGTTAATCCCATTGATGCGCGCTGTTGGGCCATCAGCATTGGGTAACCGTTCTATTGGAACAGGTGCGGCAGGCGGAATGGTACTGGGTGTAATTCTGGGTGTGTTTATTATCCCGGTACTTTACGTCGCCTTTCAGTATTTACACGAAAAAATAAGTGGTAAGCCTACCGCGATAGAAAGTTAA